ctcaaactccagcagattttctcgggtcgagaacttctgccagttcgcggactgagttcgcagctcttgttccggttctcttgatcaacaaagttcgcaaacttcggttcaagggaaaaggacttatacatatatgtgttaccacacaatgcttatccATCAtcggttatataatttaaactctcatttcaatcgttgaaatattcttagaggacgttattatataattgttattcacaaactatttttcgtcaaagtaagcaattttcaaagtgattgaaaccaatgtagtcaatatcggccgtatcggccgatatatcggggatatttcggatatcggcccaaaacgatacgataagaaggatatcggggatacgatattcgaccgataatatcggccgtatcggtcgaatatcggccgtttcggtcaaatatcggccgtatcggtcgatacgaaattttcctacatttcctgatatgagacggtattggtcgttttctataaagtttaagggtaattttggcgaagaaagtcttccgggtggtagtagaggtgcatgtagctctcgaagcaagtctactaaagttactcttttgtttttttgataaaattgatgttatctattatatcttatccgaaaatgtgtggagaaatgtttaatataaaattatagtctctaaatctatgaccgatatttcaacgataatatccccgatataaaatcgtaccagtgtatcggtcccggccgagatgaaccgatattcgatattaactacattgattgaaacataacatgactttcgtcactaggtaaagatgaacttggccaaagcaaaagcttaccaacacatatttcgagaaatagacaggcgagataaactcggctcgaaatagcaaatgtgtataatcaaagtctatatagcaaaacgacttttgtctcaaagataggagataaagtagatagacttttgagcgatagataagttcaagtctccacataccttttagtcgatgaagttccaccagttccttgagtagttcttcgtctttaatgactattgccatggagttcttgagctcaactacactttctatcctagtctgagacttagctataatagactagaaatcaagacttacagttttgatcactaacattgaaaaacatgctttagattgcaacgcatgcgagttcgaccgagcagtgctctaacaatctccgcctttgtcaattttagtgacaaaactatcaatacatatggaatacaaaaaataaatgaattaacttttgtagctcctattccacatgcctaatcttcaacattactcgaaatcttcgtcacttccaagtactccaatgatcccaaaggttgtaagttcagcatcatcgttgttgaaaatccgtagctataacaatgagaaaacaagagttctcaataatcgttatacaatatcatagtatcattatatagcatcaaagttcaattgtatcacaacttcgacaacaatactatggtgatatgtatcactcccctttagtcaatactccatcttacatggaagccactcccccttacataatgattcgaaaaccataattctccccctttttgtcaataaaattggcaaaggtacgaaaacgggatcctaatgaaatttccaaaagagacatttcatgaccaaaagaaagcatatatcaacttgtttagatgcaatcataaagccgaagataaatgcattcatcaaggagtttataaagatacaggataacccctataatattccacatccgcactccccacaaagatttggcaattaagcacaagttcaattaagaactctcccccataaaatgtcattcccgaaagaacaacaagagcgaccttaatttcaaaagaaaagaaggatttctttggatataacaaatcacatacaagtatgaatttgaatccaaaatactcaattaaattaaccataagagaacccatgattaatttaatctgaaatgctcaatataagtgaacttatggaggcttaaaaatactcaattagattaatcacaagagggcccataattaatctaatcggaatacacaaccaaattaaccacaaaaagtaatcaatttaattggtcatgctcgacataagagaacttatggagcaacaactaaataaccaaacgaggatgatttatttagttgatcatgctcgacataaagtacctcacgaagcaacaactaagctaatcataagcgaatgaataactcagtcgactgtgctcaacataagacaccttatgtaacaacacagtatatgcacaaaaattgtagaccggaggtcgaccaaatactgtggaataagcaaggattcattctattttccatcaccatttgcacaatgacatacaatagacataatccttgtaaacaaaagatttcaacctatctttcatcaataattgacataataggcttaacttttgtattgtcaaaagtttattccttcttttatcaacacatgcatatcgacatataaaggacttaacttttgacaaagtatgggacaatcacagttcacggacgcaaacacacatttcccataacaaattgtaatatataaaaccataaagattaatactgcaaaaatcatcttccaaacaattttagaatttaaatcaataaatctaaaaacatcaagatgaaaacgttggacatagctatgtgtaatcacaataatggctattccaaactctatttattcttctaaacaaaacatgaaaatagaagatttactaggaattaagacctttgaagaattctttatcgtccctgaactccttgtcgtcaatagccattgggacgtaaggttcatgaagataggagttaatatcaataagccttcttgactgatatcgaaccagggccttctgaatctcatgagtcttaaacacaaaagcctttatttgttgaatctccttctgcatctctttcaacacttcaagaacatcagaaaacttctgagaatttgaaggaacagttGTGGGCTTCcttacattccttctttttcttttcaatgttgaAGCTAACGAAGATTTctgtttttccttcatgattgatggcttgacaatcatgttaacatcctttccatcagaagacatggtacttggagcatccataagcgtatgggtttgtgagaggaaatcacaatctcaacaagtggtcttgagataaaaagaagtttcaaggaaggaaaaaggaatgtagtgtcacgcaaccttttaacaggttcgtgcacgcacaactctgaaccctagagagagtagaattgtcgagaataaccctcctttattgatagacacaaaactaagaaaagaagaaaaaacaaacttgtcttaaagcctgagaggtgcacaatcttgtctcttttgatcaggcacatgagacaggatttaccaatcaacacaatcaagttgtgttgcggtgaacaacaatttgtccaccattttcctcttgggaGGAAttcacagacctctgtctatcaaagcgatttgaccatactttcttctctaatggtcttggtttatccttggaaactaatttcttagacgaagattaaatcctacatacctcagcggtcttctgagcaagtttaagcttatttgctaatttatttgctcttcgttgaagtttgttgacgtgacTCAAttagtgtttgtacttgtaacactttgaaagttcatgactctTTAGAGAATAATACAAGCACGTCTAtctaggataaaaatcaggcttatgagatgtgcatgcagctagacacatggtggaacctgaacattacatatagagtttccaaagaatgggtcaatttgttcttccagattagtcgggttttcttctgaaagaatatcaacatTTATGTGTGTATAGCTACAATTATCAaactcaatattttcaccaagaaatgcaacacttgatttttcgtcttcattagaatcatagctgtcagaaatttcatcaagagttgcagcaagacctttgttcccagtgtattttctacgatttgggcactcgtttgcaaaatgaccaaatcctttacacttaaagcactgaggcatgtcctcgtcatcagtttcatcgatatccctatttttaggaggaacacgattatgaggtttgactgatgctttaggcttatctctggagaactgtttacttctcttcaataaaagatccctaaaatgtcttgtgatcatcgatacCGATTTgtgaagatcttcatctgatgaatcagtctcagagtgatcgtcttcagagatatacacttttttacttttatcaagtaattttgtgtcctttagtgcttttaacgcaacatccttagatttggatgaatgcttaTGATCAAAGATATTAAGCTTCCCAAacaacgtatttctggagagattatctaggttatttccctcgacgatggcatgcttcttagaatcgtatctagatggcagcgatctgagaattttcatcataatgtccttttcaggaatattcttacccaatgcaaaagatgcattaacaatttcagacactttgtgattaaaatcatcaaatgtttcttcatcttccatacgaaggttttcccaatcggaattaaggttttgaagcctagcttccttttcactggtattaccttcgaatacggtttctaatatatcccacgcttctttagacttagtgcaatttgacatatggtgctgaagattcagggtaatagcatgtatgatggcattcaaaccgtcggaatatTGTTTTGCAGCAAGTACCTcggcagggctgtattcaccaatattcttgggaacgtttacatttccaactgccacaacgggagcatcatggCCATTAACAAGATATacctatgattgaaaatcacgtgcttgaagaaaagctcgcataacaattttccaccataagtaattagagccatcgaagactggtggtacgttaatagagataacacctctgtccatagagccagatcgctacaaacacagacttgtaaggtcttgaacgtgttcgCCTGCTCcgttaccaattgaaaaagcgggggtacaacaacctcacccaatatttcgattaccaatctgtatggacaaactccaatacactttcaagagaatcaactagactcaatcttaataaagtatatcaaagagttatttctctctttattgattcaattctttctcaagcaaatagaaatctgagagtctaattgaatacaagagaaatcatttgaaaggtaccaaagaccaatatttaagtatcaatcaatttcaatcaacaaccaaaggtcggatttccaattgattgattgtaACGcacacctgtgatatttcaattatataacaaaatataatgcggaatagaaataacatagacaccataattttgttaacgaagaaaccgcaaatgcataaaaaccccgggacctagtccagattgaacacacactgtattaagccgttacagacactagcctactacaaactaacttcggtctggattgtagttgaaccccaatcaatctcacactgatccaaggtacagctgcgctccttacgtctctgatcccagcaggatactacgcacttgattcccttagctgatctcacccacaactaagagttgctacgacccaaagtcgaagactttaataaacaaatctatatcacacataaaagtctacagtaatagatacatctgtctcccacagaaatacctacgagtttttgttccgtcttttgataaatcaaggtgaacatgaaccaattgataaaccggacttatattcccgaagaacagcctaatattatcaatcatctcacaataatcttaatctacgcggcgaaaaaagatattgtggaatcacaaacaatgagacgaagatgtttgtgataacttttatatctttcctatcggagatattaatctcaatccaatcgttacgattgtactcaacacgatagaatatacaagatcaaatcacacaactacgagaaagtagtatcggtctggcttcacaatcccaatgaaatttttaagtcgttaacctggtttttaagaagaaacctaaggttaaaggagaatcgactctagctaatacaactagtatcacacaagaagtatggggatttggtttcctagttgctagagttctcccttatatagtctttcaaatcagggtttgcaatcaatgttagcttggtaacaaagcaatcaatattcaacattagatgaaaacctgattagattgaagctaatatcttacaaccgttggatcgaaaatttagcttgttacacacaaatgaaatgcacgattttaggtttgtgtaaccgtacccaaacatgtacatttgttggttcaacaatagttaaccaaatggttagccatatgagcactttcatatcaaccatattcttcttcaccataactagttcaaatgaatcaaatgaactagttagagagttgtccaattgcaaggaaatcttatgtaactacacaagacacaatcgaagcaaaaacgatttgattcactcgaaccggttcatgaactttattgccacggtttgcattttgcattccttagttaatataaatataagttaacaaacaatcgtctttagatataaccaacttaagttcgcagacttagttcgaggacttaagttcccaaaaggagttctcaaactccagcagattttctcgggtcgggaacttctgccagtttgcggactgagttcacagctcttgttctggttctcttgatcaacaaagttcgcaaacttcggttcaaggaaaaaaggcttatacatatatgttttaccacacaattcttatattcatcattggttatataatctaaactctcatttcaatcattgaaacattcttagaggacgttattatatagttgttattcacaaactatttttcgtcaaagtaagcaattttcaaagtgatttaaacataacatgactttcgtcactaggtaaagatgaactttgccaAAGCAAAAgtgtaccaacacatatttcgagaaacagataggcgagataaactcggctcgaaatagcaaatgtgtataatcaaagtctatatagcaaaacgacttttgtctcaaagataagagatagagtagataaacttttgagtgatagataagttcaagtctccacataccttttagtcgatgaagttccaccagttccttgagtagttctttgtcttgtatgatgattgtcatagagttattgagttcaactacactttctatcctagtacgagacttagctatagtagactagaaatcaagacttgtagttttgatcactaacattgacaaacatgcttgagatagcaacgcatgcgagttcgaccgagcaatgctctaacacgggTTTTCTAAGGGAATTTTTTTTTACCAGAAATGGTCAATTGGTGAAGTATATAAAGTCTTCCATTTCTCGGGCTTTAAAGGGGTTTATAGTGAGGTTATGGCCAACACTAAGGTGTTGGTTGGAGATGGCATGTCAACGTCACTTTACTTTACTTTGATTCTTGGTGTGAGGATTCTTGTATTGCGGACGTTATTGGGCCAGATAACTTGGATCGGTCTCTTCTGGTCAGTGATTGCTTACACAATGGGAGCTGGAATTTTACGGACTTAGTGGAGCAAAATTTGACTGCTGCTGGAGTTGACTTGGTGAATCTTCCAGTACCGTTAGGTGGAGAGGATTACAAAGTTTGGAAACCTGATTACAAAGGTTCCTTTTCTGTTCGTTCGGAAAAACAATTAATTCGCAGGAGGTACCCCAATCTGGAAGGAACAAATTTACTTTGGAGGGATTCAGTTCATCCTTCCTTAGCAGCTAGGAACTGGAAACTATTGCGTGGTGCTTGTGCAACATTGGATAATGTAAAGAGTAGATTCAAATACCAGGTGATTAACAAATGTTATTTGTGTAACAGTGAAGAAGAATCTTTGGAGCACATTTTGTGGTCTTGTACTTATGCTTCCAAAGCTTGGTTATGGATCTCTGATGTGTTTGGTATATTACCGCATCAAAATGTTACTACTGTGTACAAGATGGCTAAGGGGAAAAGTCGAATGATTAAGGACTTatggtttctagctattttgatgatttgctcGAAGTTATGGATGTCTCATAATGGTTTTATTTATAATAACCACAAAGTCAGTTGgcatttctttcaaaaaaaagttTTCAATCAGATTCATGACTACTCGTGTCGGTTAAAAGGTTACATGTTTAATTGTCAAGATGATTTACAGGTTCTATCCTACTTTAGAGTTCGTCATAGGAAGGTGAAAATTAACGATCGGAAGGAGTGTTTTTGGGTTCCTCCCAGACATAATGAACTTATGCTTTGTTATGATGGTGTGGCTAGAAGAAATCTGGGTAGAGCTGGTGCTGGTGTTGTGGTTCGTGATGAGAATGCTAATGTTTTGGGTGCAATGAGTGTTGGTTTTGGTATTCAAACCAATTACTTGGCGGAACTTTTATGTATCATAGTGGGTCTAGAATGGGCAATTAAGTTTGGCGTGGCCGATATTTGTATACGTACATATTCTATGGTTGCTGTTTTGGTTTACTCTGGCAATATTACTTCGATTCCTTGGATTCTTCGTTCGAGATGGGTGGCGGTGAAGGCAAGATGTAATGATATTCGCTTTGTGCATTCTTATAGAGAGGCAGATTTTGCTGCTGATAATATGGCAAAAAGGGTTTGTTTACTGGAAGATGGGGTGGGTTTGAGTTATGATAATAGGCTTGATTTCATAATTTCTATTGAATTACCAAATGTAACTTATTTTCGCTTTgattagtttgtaagtttttggggtacTTTGCCTCTTTTCTTACAAATTTTGTTGTATCTTTTGCTATCTATTAATatattttggacttaccaaaaaaaatgcCGCTGATTGTGGCCTAGGTAGGTTTACTTTTCATAGattgggtgttgctattcaaaaaggagttggtgcccagcttgttgctcggctgcCAACTAAAAGCTTTGTTGGGTAAACATTTTAGAATTAGTtgaattaattttctaaaattaaaaataaaaatataaaatataaaataatgaCAAACTATCTCGCAAGCCAAGATGCAAACCACAAGGTTGGAAGGTCTCTCTTTCATAAAATAGGCATAGCTATTCAAAAAGCTTTTGGTGCCCAATTTATCGCTAGGCTACCAATAACTGATGTGTAATGTACTCTTTCTTTTGTtctaatagtaataataataacaagtcTTCAGCTGATTTTCTCACACACGGACTGAACAGGCCTGCTAGTAGTGCAGATTTTTCGAACAGGCCCGATGATGTTAGGGAAGACGCGTACACAGGAGACAGTGATGAATCTTTCACCCTTTCTCATGAGCTGTTGAATGCCGTTTACCAAAGGCAGTTCACCACCATGTCTAGCATACCCCATCAGTGCATGTTAGCTTTTTCTCGTGTTATGAAGACTTGTCTGGACATCGTGCTATGTAAACCAGCTGATATGACCGCTTGGTTACGGCTTCTCCTTCTTCCTATATGTACTTTGGCGTTGTACAAGCCTAAACATACAGCTGAAGAGAAGTCGAGCAACAGAAAGCGACTTCAGGTCGCGGCGATTCATCAAGCATTCTCAGTTTGGAAAGAGCCCAATGGATGCTATAGGCTGGTCTCTAAGTTACTACAACTGCCAGTCCATCATGGGTCTTCCAAGCAAGACGATAGAAAGAAACCTGAAGCTTCCAACTTGTATGCTTGCCGGAAGAAGATTAGCTATGGGCACTATGCTGCTGCAATTCGAGTTTTGTCGTCGAATGGTGTTGCCCCTCGGAACGAGTCTACTTTGTTGATTTGCAATCTAAACATCCAGATGCTCCTCCACCTTCTATTCCCAATGAAGATATCGGTTGTGACCCCATCACGGTTGATTCAAGGGCTGTCTCTGGCGCCATCAAGAGTTTCCTCAAAGGGATTTCTTGTGGTCGTGATGGTTTGCGTGCACAACATCTAGTTGATGCATTGAGTGGTGCAGCAGCGGAAGTGGCGGATGAGTTATTGGCTTCGATTACAAGGGTCGTCAACCTTTGGTTGGCAAGTAAGTGCCCTAATATTTTAGGTGTGATCATCGCTAGTGCACCTCTTACACCATTACTCAAACCCGGAGGCGGACTTAGGCCTATTGCAGTTGGTATTATTTGGCGTCGATTGGTCTCTAAGGTGGCTGCATTTTCCGTCGGTAAGGCCATGACAACTTATTTAGGGGACTTTCAATTTATTGTTGGTGTACCGGTTGGAGGGGAAAGCATTTTACACGATGTAAATGGTCTTTTGGAGTTGAAAGGCAATTCAGATAAGATGTCAATGTTGCTTATTGACTTCTCTAACACGTTCAACATGGTTTGCAGATCTCATCTCATTAGAGAAGTCCGACTTCACtatccaggtatttctcgttgggtagaattttgttatGCCAGGCCTGCTAGACTTTATTATGACCAATACATTTTGTCCTTTGCACTCGGAGTCCAGCAAAGTGATCCTCTTGGTCCCCTTTGTTTGCCCTGACGCTTCACCCTCTTGTGAAGTCCATTGCTTCTCGTTGTAAGCTTGATTTGCATGCATGGTATCTTGATGACGGTACTATTATAGAAGTTTGTAGGAAGCTTTGCTGATACTAATTTTCTCTTCAAAACTTCTATTATAAGAAGAGGCGTGGCTAGGCAAGAAACCAAAGAAAACCTGGCGTAAGCTTCCAATCTCAACCCTCTGGCGATGGGTTTGACGCCTCGCCTCACATATTGATGGCTATATATGGGGACTTGTCTAGTTCAAACGTTTATGCATATTTCGACCCAGTTACTGGCTTGGACACGGACTTGGACCCCTTACCTTTTTTTTC
This genomic stretch from Papaver somniferum cultivar HN1 chromosome 5, ASM357369v1, whole genome shotgun sequence harbors:
- the LOC113279434 gene encoding uncharacterized protein LOC113279434; its protein translation is MVNCDCLHNGSWNFTDLVEQNLTAAGVDLVNLPVPLGGEDYKVWKPDYKGSFSVRSEKQLIRRRYPNLEGTNLLWRDSVHPSLAARNWKLLRGACATLDNVKSRFKYQVINKCYLCNSEEESLEHILWSCTYASKAWLWISDVFGILPHQNVTTVYKMAKGKSRMIKDLWFLAILMICSKLWMSHNGFIYNNHKVSWHFFQKKVFNQIHDYSCRLKGYMFNCQDDLQVLSYFRVRHRKVKINDRKECFWVPPRHNELMLCYDGVARRNLGRAGAGVVVRDENANVLGAMSVGFGIQTNYLAELLCIIVGLEWAIKFGVADICIRTYSMVAVLVYSGNITSIPWILRSRWVAVKARCNDIRFVHSYREADFAADNMAKRVCLLEDGVGLSYDNRLDFIISIELPNVTYFRFD